From the Brassica napus cultivar Da-Ae chromosome A8, Da-Ae, whole genome shotgun sequence genome, one window contains:
- the LOC106401123 gene encoding protein FANTASTIC FOUR 2-like — MSVVICQAQEKIVTKNERSESFTQKGKMGGLSFLQSMSDITAIVRNVEDKAYVHPVVKRSVSKLSEKSLEMCTESLGSETGSESGDELLLLAFQATTTPRVPSPPQEEEKDTAKKSTIKSFPPPINFVNGSKYNRVVRSLGEDGRVVVQAIMVSSQPPNFVAERGEGRLRLCLSPESSLLGHNHEEEEEEDETEEGMEEETSENLEGKNGNKKFSRLSSRCKENGREPKPMLTTWKQQQFWVAT, encoded by the coding sequence ATGTCAGTTGTTATTTGTCAAGCGCAAGAAAAAATCGTCACCAAAAATGAAAGAAGCGAAAGTTTCACCCAAAAAGGCAAAATGGGTGGGTTGAGTTTCCTGCAATCTATGTCCGATATCACTGCCATTGTCCGAAACGTAGAGGACAAAGCTTATGTTCACCCGGTCGTGAAACGCTCTGTTTCTAAGCTGAGTGAGAAAAGCTTAGAGATGTGCACTGAGAGCCTCGGGTCCGAAACTGGAAGCGAGAGTGGTGACGAGTTGTTGTTGCTTGCGTTTCAAGCAACCACTACTCCTAGGGTTCCTTCTCCtcctcaagaagaagaaaaagacacTGCCAAGAAATCAACGATCAAAAGTTTCCCGCCACCGATAAACTTTGTTAACGGTTCAAAGTATAATCGTGTGGTGAGATCACTAGGAGAAGATGGTCGTGTTGTCGTTCAAGCAATTATGGTTTCGTCTCAGCCTCCTAACTTTGTTGCGGAACGTGGTGAAGGAAGGCTCCGTCTCTGTTTATCACCGGAAAGTTCTTTACTTGGGCACAAccatgaggaagaagaagaagaagacgaaactGAAGAGGGCATGGAGGAGGAAACTAGTGAGAACTTAGAGGgtaaaaatggaaataaaaaGTTTAGCAGATTAAGCAGCAGATGCAAGGAGAATGGTCGTGAGCCTAAGCCAATGCTTACTACTTGGAAGCAGCAGCAGTTTTGGGTCGCTACTTAA
- the LOC106401122 gene encoding probable transmembrane GTPase FZO-like, chloroplastic: MRTLIPHRQCVTSPLLISASFPPFPRRSIRLTSLSPFPPPRHKRLSSLSIRNASLESADQTSPSRPRTLYPGGYKRPELAVPGLLLRLDADEVMSGNRDETLDLIDRALAKSVQIVVLDGGVNAGKLYEAACLLKSLVKGRAYLLIAERVDIAAAVGASGVALSDEGLPAIVARNTLMGSNSESVVLPLVARIVKDVESALTASSSEGADFLILVGSREDQQLADSLLKSVKIPIFVVCISKGEAKEELQLLRSGASGFVVSLHDLRSSRDVALRQFLDGASYVNENETPLVEASDLHEKAAGLVKFEDKQKEIIEMEKSVLRETIEIIHKAAPLMEEVSLLVDAASRIDEPFLMVIVGEFNSGKSTVINALLGKRYLKEGVVPTTNEITFLCYSDLESEEQQRCQRHPDGQYICYLPAPILKDINIVDTPGTNVILQRQQRLTEEFVPRADLLVFVLSADRPLTESEVAFLRYTQQWKKKFVFILNKSDIYRDTRELEEAISFVKENTQKLLNTENVILYPVSARSALEAKLSAAALVGRDDLEVSDPDSKWRTQSFNELEKFLYSFLDSSTVTGMERIRLKLETPIAIAERLLSSVESLVLQDCVAAREDLASADKIINRTKEYTLTMEYESISWRRQALSLIDKARLQVVDLIEATLRLSSLDLAISYVFKGENSASVAATSKVNGEILAPALSNAQDLLGKYAEWLQSNTAREGSLSLKSFENKWPQYVNSKTQLGIDTYDLLRKTDKFSLKTIQNLSAGTTSKRLEQDIREVFFVTVGGLGAAGLSASLLTSVLPTTLEDLLALGLCSAGGYVAIANFPYRRQAIIGKVNKVADALAQQLEDAMQKDLSDATNNLVNFVNIVAKPYREEAQLRLDRLLGIQKELSDIRSKLQLLQVEIDNLHVLR; this comes from the exons atgagaactctaATCCCTCACCGGCAATGTGTGACGTCACCGTTACTCATCTCCGCTTCATTTCCGCCGTTTCCTCGCCGGTCAATTCGGTTAACTTCCTTATCGCCTTTTCCTCCTCCACGTCACAAgcgtctctcttctctctcaatcAGAAACGCTTCGCTTGAATCCGCCGATCAAACTTCTCCCTCTAGGCCGCGAACTCTTTATCCCGGTGGCTACAAGCGTCCCGAGCTCGCTGTTCCTGGTTTACTCCTCCGCCTCGACGCGGATGAGGTTATGAGCGGGAACCGTGACGAGACTCTTGATTTAATCGACCGTGCGTTAGCCAAATCGGTACAGATCGTCGTGCTCGACGGTGGAGTTAACGCCGGTAAGCTCTACGAGGCGGCTTGTTTGCTGAAGTCACTTGTCAAGGGCCGTGCTTACCTCTTGATCGCCGAACGCGTTGATATCGCCGCCGCTGTTGGTGCGAGTGGTGTCGCTCTCTCCGACGAAG GTCTTCCGGCGATAGTAGCGAGGAACACTTTGATGGGTTCAAATTCTGAGTCGGTGGTTCTCCCTTTGGTGGCTAGGATTGTGAAGGATGTTGAGTCTGCTCTAACTGCCTCTAGCTCTGAGGGTGCTGATTTCCTTATACTTGTTGGATCTCGTGAAGATCAACAATTggctgattctttgttgaagaGCGTGAAGATACCCATTTTCGTGGTTTGCATAAGCAAAGGAGAAGCTAAGGAAGAGTTGCAGTTACTGAGATCAGGAGCATCTGGTTTCGTTGTATCTTTGCATGATCTGCGCTCTTCTAGGGATGTTGCTCTTCGCCAGTTTCTTGATGGAGCTTCTTATGTTAACGAGAACGAAACACCATTGGTTGAGGCTAGTGACCTGCATGAGAAGGCTGCTGGCTTGGTGAAATTTGAGGACAAGCAGAAAGAAATAATAGAAATGGAGAAATCAGTTTTGAGGGAGACCATTGAAATTATCCACAAGGCGGCTCCACTG ATGGAAGAAGTCTCCCTACTGGTCGACGCAGCTTCCCGGATTGATGAGCCGTTTTTAATGGTTATAGTG GGGGAATTTAACTCCGGAAAATCAACTGTTATCAATGCACTTCTTGGGAAGAGATACCTCAAAGAGGGTGTAGTCCCCACCACCAATGAAATCACTTTTCTGTGCTACTCTGACTTAGAATCTGAGGAGCAACAACGTTGCCAAAGGCATCCAGACGGCCAATACATCTGCTATCTTCCTGCACCAATACTTAAGGAT ATCAATATCGTTGACACACCTGGAACTAATGTGATCCTTCAAAGGCAACAACGTCTTACAGAAGAATTTGTTCCACGTGCAGATCTGCTTGTTTTCGTTCTTTCTGCTGACCGTCCTTTAACTGAAAGTGAG GTTGCGTTTCTCCGGTATACCCAGCAGTGGAAAAAGAAATTTGTGTTTATCCTGAATAAATCTGATATCTACCGTGATACTCGTGAG CTTGAGGAAGCTATCTCGTTTGTTAAAGAAAATACGCAAAAGTTGCTTAACACAGAAAATGTGATATTGTATCCTGTGTCCGCACGGTCTGCTCTTGAGGCGAAGCTTTCAGCAGCAGCTTTGGTAGGCAGAGATGATCTAGAGGTCTCTGATCCCGATTCTAAGTGGAGAACCCAGAGCTTCAATGAACTTGAGAAATTTCTGTACAGCTTCCTAGATAGCTCAACTGTCACCGGGATGGAGAGAATAAGGCTTAAATTGGAGACACCTATTGCAATTGCAGAGCGTCTCCTTTCTTCTGTTGAATCTCTTGTTCTACAAGATTGCGTAGCTGCTAGGGAAGATTTGGCTTCAGCAGACAAGATTATCAATCGTACTAAAGAATACACACTTACGATGGAATATGAGAGCATATCTTGGAGAAGGCAGGCTCTGTCACTG ATTGATAAGGCCAGATTGCAAGTTGTTGATCTAATAGAAGCTACCCTGAGACTTTCTAGTCTTGATCTTGCAATCTCTTACGTGTTTAAAGGGGAAAACTCAGCCTCTGTAGCGGCTACATCCAAAGTTAATGGAGAAATACTCGCTCCAGCACTCTCAAATGCTCAA GACCTACTTGGAAAATATGCTGAATGGCTACAATCAAATACTGCCCGGGAAGGGAGTCTATCCTTGAAATCATTTGAAAACAAATGGCCACAATATGTCAATTCAAAAACTCAACTGGGCATAGACACATACGACTTGCTTCGGAAAACTGATAAATTCAGCTTGAAAACCATCCAGAACTTGAGTGCCGGAACCACATCAAAACGGTTGGAACAAGATATTCGAGAAGTG TTCTTTGTGACAGTTGGTGGGCTTGGAGCTGCAGGACTTTCTGCATCACTTCTAACCTCAGTGCTACCCACTACTTTGGAAGATCTTCTTGCTCTTGGCCTTTGCTCTGCTGGAGG GTATGTGGCTATAGCAAACTTCCCATATCGCAGGCAAGCTATAATTGGTAAGGTGAATAAAGTGGCTGATGCGTTGGCTCAACAACTCGAAGATGCTATGCAAAAGGATCTTTCGGATGCAACAAATAATCTAGTAAACTTTGTGAATATTGTTGCCAAGCCTTACCGAGAAGAAGCTCAGCTAAGACTTGATCGTCTTTTAGGCATCCAGAAGGAACTATCAGATATTAGGAGTAAATTACAGTTGCTACAAGTTGAAATTGATAACCTTCATGTATTAAGATGA